One window of Acidobacteriaceae bacterium genomic DNA carries:
- a CDS encoding ABC transporter permease, with translation MRRVGRGLLKRALTTLPVLWLVVTVVFLLIHLVPGDPIVQMLGEGATAADISALRHSYGLDAPLGEQYMHYWRGIVHGNLGQSLRLHDSVLHLILQRYPYTIALTAAAMLLGAGIAIPAGVYSARKRDAWQDRTIGVGSLFGLSFPNFALGPILIVIFSIGLGWLPVSGAGVGGVDFLKHLVLPAITLGLGVAAILTRMVRTSMLEELGQDYVRTARAKGLSEQTVVYRHALRNALNPVLTVLGLQFGSLLAGAIVTETIFGWPGLGRLTLSAISNRDYALVQGCILAVGLTYVAVNLLTDWMYWFTDPRMRR, from the coding sequence GTGCGACGCGTGGGACGCGGTTTGTTGAAGCGTGCGCTGACGACCCTGCCGGTGCTGTGGCTGGTCGTGACTGTCGTGTTTCTGCTGATTCATCTCGTGCCCGGCGATCCGATTGTGCAGATGCTAGGCGAGGGAGCGACGGCGGCGGACATTTCAGCGCTGCGGCACTCATACGGGCTCGACGCGCCGCTGGGCGAGCAGTACATGCACTATTGGCGGGGGATCGTGCATGGCAACCTGGGGCAGTCGCTGCGGCTGCATGATTCGGTGCTTCACCTCATTTTGCAGCGGTATCCCTACACGATCGCGCTGACCGCCGCGGCGATGCTATTGGGCGCGGGCATTGCGATTCCAGCAGGCGTGTATTCCGCGAGGAAGCGGGATGCGTGGCAGGACCGAACGATAGGGGTGGGGAGCCTGTTTGGGTTGAGCTTTCCGAATTTTGCGCTCGGACCGATTCTGATCGTCATATTTTCGATCGGCCTGGGGTGGTTGCCCGTCTCGGGCGCGGGCGTCGGTGGAGTCGACTTCCTGAAACATCTCGTGCTGCCGGCGATCACGCTGGGGCTGGGAGTGGCGGCAATTCTTACCCGGATGGTGCGGACATCGATGCTGGAAGAGTTAGGTCAGGATTACGTTCGTACCGCGCGCGCCAAGGGACTTTCGGAGCAAACTGTGGTGTACCGTCACGCACTGAGGAATGCGCTGAACCCGGTTTTGACGGTGTTGGGTCTGCAGTTTGGCTCGTTGCTTGCAGGAGCAATTGTCACGGAGACGATCTTCGGATGGCCAGGCCTGGGACGACTTACACTTTCGGCGATCTCGAATCGGGACTATGCTCTCGTACAAGGGTGCATTCTGGCGGTCGGGCTGACCTACGTCGCAGTAAATTTGCTGACCGATTGGATGTATTGGTTCACCGATCCCCGAATGCGACGATAA